The following coding sequences lie in one Sphingomonas sp. M1-B02 genomic window:
- a CDS encoding GMC family oxidoreductase: MPDMFDAIVIGSGVSGGWAAKELTEKGLKVLMLDRGVMVEHGEGYDYDGKPAYEIPARDMMPKALVERDYFIAKYGYVAPSSQKYYNNDRLNPYAYGEGDKFYWIRPGAVGGKSLIWGRWSFRWSPEDFEANKRENVAIDWPIRYDDLAPWYDYVENYIGVSGSRENLPQLADSLFQPPMQMNIAEKWLKERLEATSPGRKLINTRLSNMTEDKPDQGRSKCQYRNQCGRGCSFGAYFSTQAVTLPAARATGRLTLRPDALVSNLEYDPATKKVTGVRVIDTKTKQAEVIPARLVFLCASAMASTQIMMNSRIPGSGTSHFDSSGTLGRYVMDHIFRVGVGGEIPGMTDFIEYGRRPGGVYIPRFRNVGGEEGVGFRRGYGYQGAARRDPATPQGFGASMKQGMRGYGPWKFGMGAFGECLPYEDNRVSLHPDKLDRFGVPLMRFDVTFRENEIRMMDDARTEGEKMLRAAGLLNVTSTRSEHVPGDAIHEMGGARMGADPRQSVLNKWSQAHDAANLFVTDGAQMTSVSCVNPSLTFMALTARATDHAIKQMKAGAI, from the coding sequence ATGCCTGACATGTTCGATGCGATCGTCATCGGCTCCGGAGTGAGCGGCGGATGGGCGGCGAAGGAATTGACCGAGAAGGGGCTCAAGGTCCTGATGCTCGACCGCGGGGTGATGGTCGAGCATGGCGAGGGCTATGACTATGACGGCAAGCCCGCTTATGAGATTCCCGCGCGTGACATGATGCCCAAGGCGCTGGTCGAGCGCGATTATTTCATCGCCAAATATGGCTATGTCGCGCCTTCGAGCCAGAAATATTACAACAACGACCGGCTGAACCCCTATGCCTATGGCGAGGGCGACAAATTCTACTGGATCCGCCCCGGCGCAGTCGGCGGCAAGTCGCTGATCTGGGGGCGCTGGAGCTTCCGCTGGAGCCCCGAGGATTTCGAGGCCAACAAGCGCGAGAATGTCGCGATCGACTGGCCGATCCGCTATGACGACCTCGCCCCCTGGTACGATTATGTCGAGAATTATATCGGCGTTTCCGGCTCGCGCGAGAATCTGCCGCAGTTGGCGGACAGCCTGTTCCAGCCGCCGATGCAGATGAATATCGCCGAGAAATGGCTCAAGGAACGGCTGGAGGCGACGTCGCCCGGCCGCAAGCTGATCAACACGCGCCTCTCGAACATGACCGAGGACAAACCCGACCAGGGCCGTAGCAAATGCCAGTATCGCAACCAATGCGGCCGCGGCTGTTCGTTCGGCGCTTATTTTTCGACCCAGGCGGTGACGCTGCCCGCCGCGCGCGCCACGGGGCGGCTGACGCTGCGGCCCGACGCATTGGTCTCCAACCTCGAATATGATCCCGCCACCAAGAAGGTAACGGGCGTACGTGTAATCGACACCAAGACGAAGCAGGCCGAGGTGATCCCCGCGCGGCTCGTCTTCCTCTGCGCCTCGGCGATGGCGTCGACGCAGATCATGATGAACTCGCGGATCCCCGGCAGCGGTACCAGCCATTTCGACAGCAGCGGCACGCTCGGCCGCTATGTGATGGACCATATCTTCCGCGTCGGCGTCGGCGGCGAGATCCCCGGCATGACCGATTTCATCGAATATGGCCGCCGCCCGGGCGGGGTCTATATCCCGCGCTTCCGCAATGTCGGCGGTGAGGAAGGCGTCGGCTTCCGGCGCGGCTATGGCTATCAGGGCGCGGCGCGCCGCGATCCGGCCACGCCGCAGGGCTTCGGCGCATCGATGAAGCAGGGCATGCGCGGCTATGGCCCCTGGAAGTTCGGGATGGGCGCATTCGGCGAATGCCTGCCCTATGAAGACAATCGCGTCAGCCTCCATCCCGACAAGCTCGACCGCTTCGGGGTGCCGCTGATGCGCTTCGACGTCACCTTCCGCGAGAATGAGATCCGGATGATGGACGATGCTCGGACCGAGGGTGAGAAGATGCTGCGCGCGGCCGGCCTGCTCAACGTGACCAGTACGCGGAGCGAGCATGTTCCCGGCGACGCGATCCACGAGATGGGCGGCGCGCGGATGGGGGCGGACCCGCGCCAATCGGTGCTCAACAAATGGAGCCAGGCGCATGACGCGGCGAACCTGTTCGTCACCGATGGCGCGCAGATGACCTCGGTGTCGTGCGTGAACCCGTCGCTCACGTTCATGGCGCTCACCGCGCGCGCCACGGACCATGCGATAAAGCAAATGAAGGCAGGCGCGATTTAA
- a CDS encoding matrixin family metalloprotease, whose amino-acid sequence MTGSVATYMPVPDQLRAIARSAFSTVSAVTNVTFVEAPASSGYRDVDIVINGTTISGGGAAFFPTRQGYALFPSTGDIYLGANTVQQNGGISKSTYDVVGNGSLAGFYETFLHELGHALGLFHPMNYSDATGAYNPNTSRNQSRDAEHALYGDGLRQRSRGQRCTVGQAPMPLDILALQKLYGINQTASAGDDTCTIPALNPGLRTIWDFGGTDTLDLSNMKVAARLDLRIGGVSDIGKI is encoded by the coding sequence ATGACCGGTTCGGTCGCCACTTATATGCCGGTGCCAGACCAGCTGCGAGCAATCGCTCGAAGCGCATTCAGCACGGTAAGCGCCGTCACCAATGTAACATTCGTGGAAGCTCCCGCGTCCAGCGGCTACCGAGACGTAGACATTGTGATAAACGGTACCACAATCTCCGGTGGTGGTGCTGCCTTCTTCCCGACTAGGCAGGGTTACGCCCTGTTTCCCAGCACAGGTGACATTTATCTGGGCGCGAACACTGTGCAGCAGAATGGGGGCATCAGCAAGTCGACCTACGATGTGGTGGGGAATGGGAGCTTGGCCGGATTCTACGAGACTTTTCTGCATGAGCTTGGTCACGCCTTAGGCCTGTTTCATCCGATGAACTATTCGGACGCCACGGGAGCCTATAATCCGAATACCAGTCGCAATCAATCCAGAGATGCGGAACACGCTTTATATGGTGATGGCTTACGACAACGCTCCAGAGGCCAACGGTGCACAGTGGGACAGGCCCCAATGCCGCTCGATATTCTCGCGCTCCAGAAGCTATACGGCATCAATCAGACAGCGAGCGCTGGCGATGATACCTGCACGATCCCGGCCCTCAACCCAGGGCTTCGTACAATCTGGGACTTCGGCGGTACCGACACCCTTGACCTTTCAAACATGAAGGTCGCCGCACGCCTCGACCTTCGCATCGGCGGAGTGTCGGACATAGGGAAGATTTAA